From the genome of Tachysurus fulvidraco isolate hzauxx_2018 chromosome 20, HZAU_PFXX_2.0, whole genome shotgun sequence, one region includes:
- the kcnv2a gene encoding potassium voltage-gated channel subfamily V member 2, with product MTTIFKLKGRRRSLFPNYKLGATTLSQSDPVAEDELPLAQPNWLKPWNSMQELSRDIYNIVEEYDDEDDRVLLAPQKVLSPAKNYMLNINVGGKVYQISYRVASKYPKTRIGRLATYTDHNRKLDLCDDYIVQNNEFFFDRDPDVFHNIFNFYRTGVLWIKDELCPRNFLEEINYWGVRIKNTHRCCRISFEERQDELNEQLKVQRELQAEIEVEENEELFRGMAFGHTRHKIWNLMEKPFSSVTAKVMAVASSLFVLVSLVAMTLNTVEEMQYTMPSGQLSGKTYAEYVETFCIAFFTMEYLLRLVSTPDLQRFGRSMLNAVDLIAILPLYLQMVLECFENEDIEKHGSDIETVGRVGKVGQVLRIMRLMRIFRILKLARHSTGLRAFGFTLRQCYQQVGCLFLFIAMGIFTFSAMVYTVEHDVHQTNFTSIPHAWWWAAVSISTVGYGDMFPETHLGRIFAFACISFGIILNGMPISILYNKFSDYYSKLKSHEYTSTIKARGKVRFAERAVKRFVDCCEEG from the exons ATGACAACTATATTCAAACTCAAGGGCAGGAGGCGAAGCCTTTTCCCCAATTATAAGCTTGGGGCTACAACCCTTTCTCAGAGTGATCCAGTGGCCGAGGATGAGCTTCCACTTGCCCAGCCAAACTGGCTGAAGCCATGGAATTCAATGCAGGAACTCAGCCGAGATATCTATAACATCGTAGAAGAGTATGACGACGAGGATGACAGGGTTTTACTAGCCCCTCAAAAGGTATTATCTCCTGCTAAAAACTACATGCTGAATATCAATGTAGGTGGTAAAGTTTACCAGATATCTTACAGGGTGGCTTCCAAGTATCCCAAGACCAGAATTGGTCGTCTTGCGACCTACACAGACCACAACAGAAAGCTTGACCTCTGCGATGACTACATTGTtcaaaataatgaatttttcTTTGATCGAGATCCAGATGTCTTTCACAACATCTTCAATTTCTACCGGACTGGGGTTCTTTGGATTAAAGATGAGCTGTGTCCTCGCAACTTCTTAGAGGAAATCAACTACTGGGGCGTCCGGATCAAGAACACACACCGCTGTTGCCGCATCTCGTTTGAAGAACGACAAGACGAGTTGAATGAACAGCTGAAAGTGCAGCGTGAGCTGCAAGCTGAAATTGAGGTGGAGGAAAATGAAGAGCTGTTTAGAGGAATGGCTTTTGGGCATACACGTCACAAAATATGGAACCTCATGGAGAAACCTTTCTCTTCAGTCACAGCCAAAGTTATGGCTGTAGCTTCCAGCCTCTTTGTGTTGGTGTCACTGGTTGCTATGACCCTTAACACGGTGGAGGAGATGCAGTACACAATGCCAAGTGGCCAGCTTAGTGGGAAAACCTATGCTGAGTATGTGGAAACCTTCTGCATTGCATTCTTTACAATGGAGTACCTGCTCCGGCTTGTGTCTACACCAGATCTCCAACGCTTTGGGAGGAGTATGCTGAATGCTGTGGACCTGATCGCCATCCTCCCGTTGTACCTCCAGATGGTCCTGGAATGCTTTGAAAACGAGGACATTGAGAAGCATGGCAGCGACATTGAGACGGTTGGGCGAGTTGGGAAAGTGGGACAAGTGCTGCGTATCATGCGTCTCATGAGGATCTTTCGCATTCTAAAGTTGGCCCGACACTCCACCGGACTGCGAGCGTTCGGCTTCACGCTCCGTCAGTGCTATCAACAAGTCGGCTGCCTTTTCCTTTTCATCGCTATGGGAATTTTCACCTTCTCTGCCAtggtttacactgtggagcatGATGTCCACCAGACTAACTTTACTAGCATACCTCATGCATGGTGGTGGGCAGCt GTGAGTATTTCTACAGTGGGCTACGGTGACATGTTTCCAGAGACGCACCTGGGTAGAATCTTTGCATTTGCCTGCATCTCATTCGGGATCATTCTGAACGGCATGCCCATCTCCATCTTGTACAACAAGTTCTCAGACTATTACTCCAAGCTGAAATCCCATGAGTATACCTCCACTATTAAGGCACGTGGCAAGGTGAGGTTTGCCGAAAGAGCTGTCAAGAGGTTTGTTGACTGCTGTGAGGAAGGCTGA